The following coding sequences lie in one Glycine max cultivar Williams 82 chromosome 19, Glycine_max_v4.0, whole genome shotgun sequence genomic window:
- the LOC100803440 gene encoding germin-like protein subfamily 1 member 7: MKVVYFLVAILALTSSLVSAYDPSPLQDFCVAAKEKDGVFVNGKFCKDPKLVKAEDFFRHVEPGKTDNPVGSNVTQVFVDQLPGLNTLGIALARIDFAPKGLNAPHTHPRGTEILIVLEGTLYVGFVTSNQDGNRLFTKVLNKGDVFVFPIGLIHFQLNVGYGNAVAIAGLSSQNPGAITIANALFKANPPISSEVLTKAFQVDKTIIDYLQKQSWYDNNN; this comes from the exons ATGAAAGTTGTGTACTTCCTTGTTGCCATCTTGGCTTTGACATCCTCTCTTGTCTCTGCCTATGATCCTAGTCCTCTGCAAGATTTCTGTGTGGCAGCCAAAGAAAAAGATGGTG TGTTTGTGAACGGGAAATTTTGCAAGGACCCTAAGCTTGTCAAAGCTGAAGATTTCTTCAGACATGTAGAACCGGGGAAGACTGACAACCCAGTAGGTTCAAACGTGACTCAGGTGTTTGTTGATCAACTACCGGGACTAAACACGCTTGGCATAGCTTTGGCTCGCATAGATTTTGCACCAAAGGGTTTGAACGCTCCCCACACTCACCCTCGCGGCACCGAGATCCTTATAGTCCTTGAGGGTACTCTTTATGTTGGATTTGTGACTTCCAATCAAGATGGAAATCGCCTCTTCACCAAAGTGCTGAACAAGGGTGATGTGTTTGTGTTCCCAATTGGTCTGATTCATTTCCAATTGAATGTGGGATATGGCAATGCTGTTGCCATTGCTGGCCTTAGCAGTCAAAATCCAGGAGCTATCACTATTGCAAATGCTTTGTTTAAAGCTAATCCGCCTATTTCTTCTGAGGTTCTCACCAAAGCTTTCCAGGTGGACAAGACTATAATCGATTATCTTCAAAAGCAATCTTGGTACGACAACAATAACTAA
- the LOC100797980 gene encoding uncharacterized protein has product MPKVKRFRNPQKSAPQPQCPSPSDSTQAPEVPTGNVPLSHESTSEVPAMNPEISSPPSDSTQAPEVPTGNVPLSHVSTSEDPQEDETTRRHVGRESTHCWTVEAIDSEEMIKKIKVKVRGVNSLPRELRIIVNFDDQGQAIGEAQALLAGFLGTLAADCKLFPMDYDRWSGPSGVPKAYFDDCFETILKPRFYFKINEAGAKRYCKLSMGRKWAANRQSLWNEFNDPTKTRDEIIKNVPIGIDKDQWARFVHYRHKPSTLELCRRNKEIRSKQVIPHTGGSKANPRRRNELLLETGKLPSRGQLYIETHKRKDGSFVNEAAKTIAEQIEVGLTQSIVDESEVSPLDAVGRVLGLEHSGRVRCMGLGVVPSNTFRNTRLRASSLSSSSSGVAFPSSNQWQEKYNNLESAFKAYMIMKEGRIPEELASYFTPDQTHPNDASSVPNTPLDARGSSGASNP; this is encoded by the exons ATGCCAAAGGTGAAGCGTTTTAGAAATCCACAAAAATCAGCACCTCAACCACAATGTCCCTCACCAAGTGATTCCACACAAGCTCCTGAAGTCCCAACTGGTAATGTCCCTCTTTCTCATGAATCAACATCTGAAGTTCCAGCAATGAATCCTGAAATTTCTTCCCCACCAAGTGATTCCACACAAGCTCCTGAAGTCCCAACTGGTAATGTCCCTCTTTCTCATGTATCAACATCTGAAGATCCACAAGAAGATGAAACAACTAGACGTCATGTTGGGCGTGAGTCTACACACTGTTGGACTGTTGAGGCAATAG ACTCTGAAGAAATGATCAAGAAGATTAAGGTGAAAGTTAGGGGAGTCAATAGCTTACCTAGGGAGTTACGCATCATTGTGAATTTTGATGACCAAGGCCAAGCAATTGGTGAAGCACAAGCCTTGCTTGCAGGATTTCTTGGAACACTAGCAGCtgattgcaaattatttcctatggATTATGATAGATGGTCTGGACCTTCAGGCGTACCTAAAGCTTATTTTGATGATTGCTTTGAAACAATTTTAAAG cctcgattttattttaagattaatgAAGCTGGTGCAAAACGGTATTGCAAATTAAGTATGGGAAGAAAATGGGCTGCAAATAGGCAAAGCTTATGGAATGAATTCAACGATCCAACCAAAACAAGAgatgaaatcataaaaaatgtgCCGATAGGCATAGATAAAGATCAATGGGCTCGTTTTGTTCATTATCGTCATAAACCATCAACATTG GAACTTTGTAggagaaataaagaaattcgAAGCAAGCAAGTTATTCCACACACTGGTGGATCCAAAGCTAATCctagaagaagaaatgagttg TTGTTAGAAACTGGGAAGCTACCAAGTCGTGGACAATTATATATTGAAACTCATAAAAGGAAAGATGGATCATTTGTAAATGAAGCAGCAAAGACTATAGCG GAACAAATTGAAGTAGGATTGACTCAAAGCATAGTTGATGAATCTGAAGTTTCTCCTCTTGATGCTGTTGGTAGAGTGTTAGGGTTAGAGCACTCTGGGAGAGTGCGATGCATGGGATTAGGAGTTGTTCCTTCTAATACATTCAGGAACACAAGACTTCGAGCTTCTAGTCTGAGCTCTTCTTCATCTGGTGTTGCCTTTCCATCTTCAAACCAATGGCAAGAGAAATACAACAATTTAGAATCAGCTTTTAAGGCCTACATGATAATGAAGGAAGGAAGGATCCCTGAAGAATTAGCTAGTTATTTCACTCCTGATCAAacacat CCAAATGATGCTTCAAGTGTTCCTAATACACCTTTGGATGCAAGAGGATCTTCTGGTGCTAGCAACCCTTAG
- the LOC121172666 gene encoding uncharacterized protein: MKWQTRDIVEDHLLYKPFPQNYVIWDLHGEKQALESSQVEDVFQDSGVQPQNPMEMMINDAFEQYRQHDPNVGASQPLNEDEIVNDEPREDHNGFYELLNDGSQTLYEGSKYTKLEFIIKLYHIKVLCGLSDKAMAMILDLLNDAFEKAKFPPSIYEAKKIINKLGLNYKKIDACPKHCMLYLGDDEKSLDACKHCGTSRWKPNKKKKIAAKVLRYFPLKPRLQRLFTCRKTAKDMRWHVLEDNKDGLLRHPRDGEAWKTFDLIHPEFSSDPRNVRLGLATDGFNPARTLSSTYSIWPVFLIPYNLPPWICMNHTSFILSMIIPGKQSPGNNIDVYLKPLVEELRELWSGVDTYDSSLNENFRMRAALIWTISDFPGLGILSGWNIHTGLACPTCNLDAEPCRLRNCNKWCFMGHRRFLSRNHKFRLNRVRFDGSIEERNPPLKLSGSDIFRQVEHINTTFGIGAIQNGTRKRSRQEVTQWNKRSIFFELPYWESNLLRHNLDFMHIEKNVCDNVMYTLLHEKDKSKDNLNARKDLKEMGLRPDLWPDDNGKYHLALFSLTRGTKKLFLKTLKTITVPDGYSKLQLLQDRIVVTLCHLEMLFPPSFFTVMVHLTVHLIEEAKLGGPVHYRYMYPVERELGHLKSFVRNKAQPEGSIAEGYLAEESLTFCSRYIEDIETRFNRPKRVCDNPIDNETFFVSSIFPQIGKPVGACSMFTLTPMQKLQAHRYVLLNCTIVTPFVE; this comes from the exons ATGAAATGGCAAACTAGAGACATAGTTGAAGATCACTTGCTATATAAACCATTTCCTCAAAACTATGTTATATGGGATCTTCATGGTGAAAAGCAAGCATTAGAATCTTCTCAAGTGGAAGATGTTTTCCAAGATAGTGGTGTTCAACCTCAAAACCCAATGGAAATGATGATCAATGACGCATTTGAACAATATAGGCAACATGACCCTAATGTAGGTGCATCACAACCATTAAATGAAGATGAAATAGTAAATGATGAACCAAGAGAAGATCATAATGGCTTTTATGAGCTTCTAAATGATGGGAGCCAAACATTGTATGAAGGAAGCAAGTACACAAAACTAGAATTTATAATCAAACTATATCATATAAAAGTTTTGTGTGGATTAAGCGACAAGGCAATGGCTATGATATTGGATTTGTTAAATGACGCATTTGAAAAAGCAAAGTTTCCTCCTTCTATTTATGAggcaaagaaaattattaacaagcttggtcttaattataaaaagatagATGCTTGTCCAAAACATTGCATGTTGTATTTGGGAGATGATGAAAAAAGTTTGGATGCTTGTAAGCATTGTGGTACATCTAGATGGAAAcccaacaagaagaagaaaatagctGCAAAGGTTTTACGTTACTTTCCATTGAAACCAAGATTGCAAAGATTGTTCACATGTCGTAAGACTGCAAAAGATATGAGATGGCATGTTTTGGAAGACAATAAAGATGGGTTGTTAAGGCATCCAAGAGATGGAGAGGCATGGAAGACATTTGATTTAATCCATCCTGAGTTTTCTTCAGATCCTCGAAATGTTCGCTTAGGCCTTGCTACTGATGGTTTTAATCCTGCTAGGACCTTGAGTTCTACCTATAGCATCTGGCCAGTTTTCTTAATTCCATATAATCTTCCACCTTGGATATGTATGAACCACACTTCCTTCATTCTATCAATGATCATTCCAGGCAAGCAATCTCCTGGAAATAACATAGATGTGTACCTAAAGCCCCTTGTAGAGGAGTTACGTGAGCTATGGAGTGGTGTGGACACCTATGACTCATCCTTAAATGAAAACTTTAGAATGCGAGCAGCTCTTATATGGACAATTAGTGACTTTCCTGGCTTAGGCATCTTATCTGGTTGGAACATACACACAGGATTGGCTTGCCCAACTTGCAATTTAGATGCGGAACCTTGTCGCCTTCGAAATTGTAACAAGTGGTGTTTTATGGGGCATCGTCGTTTTCTAAgtagaaatcataaatttagaTTGAACCGTGTTCGCTTTGATGGAAGCATAGAAGAACGAAACCCACCATTAAAATTATCTGGATCTGACATTTTTCGACAAGTGGAACATATTAATACTACATTTGGAATTGGAGCTATTCAAAATGGAACAAGAAAAAGATCTAGACAAGAAGTCACACAGTGGAATAAAAGAAGCATATTCTTTGAACTTCCATATTGGGAGTCTAACTTGTTACGACATAATCTAGATTTTATgcatattgaaaaaaatgtatgcGACAATGTCATGTATACATTGCTCCATGAGAAGGATAAATCAAAAGACAACCTTAATGCTAGAAAAGACTTAAAAGAAATGGGCTTAAGGCCTGATCTTTGGCCAGATGATAATGGAAAGTATCACCTTGCTTTGTTTTCACTAACACGTGGTaccaaaaagttatttttgaaaactttgaagACTATTACAGTACCAGATGGTTACTCAA AACTTCAGTTGCTCCAAGATCGCATTGTGGTTACACTATGCCACTTAGAAATGTTATTCCCTCCATCATTCTTCACAGTTATGGTTCATTTAACTGTTCATCTTATAGAGGAAGCAAAACTTGGAGGCCCAGTGCATTATCGATATATGTATCCAGTAGAGAG GGAATTAGGTCACTTAAAATCCTTTGTGAGAAACAAGGCACAACCTGAAGGATCCATAGCTGAGGGGTATTTAGCTGAAGAGTCTCTTACCTTTTGTTCTCGGTACATTGAAGATATCGAGACAAGGTTCAATAGACCTAAACGTGTTTGTGATAACCCAATTGATAATGAGACTTTTTTTGTGTCCTCTATCTTCCCACAAATTGGAAAACCAGTAGGAGCTTGTTCAATGTTCACTTTAACTCCAATGCAAAAATTGCAAGCTCATCGATATGTGCTCCTTAATTGCACTATAGTCACACCATTTGTGGAGTAA